From a single Xiphophorus maculatus strain JP 163 A chromosome 5, X_maculatus-5.0-male, whole genome shotgun sequence genomic region:
- the LOC102230523 gene encoding MORN repeat-containing protein 4-like produces the protein MTLTRGSFTYSNGEEYHGEWKEGLRHGLGQLIFSDGTCFTGQFENGLFNGCGVLVFPDGSRYEGEFVQGKFQGAGVFTRFDGMKFEGEFKGGCVDGHGLLTFADGGRGVSHEGLFETNQLKRRESSHAAVQRAQAASAKARALAS, from the exons ATGACCCTGACACGAGGATCCTTCACCTATTCCAACGGAGAGGAGTACCATGGAGAGTGGAAAGAAG GTCTGCGTCACGGCTTGGGTCAGCTGATCTTCAGCGACGGGACGTGCTTCACCGGACAGTTTGAGAACGGCCTGTTCAACGGCTGTGGCGTTCTGGTGTTTCCTGATGGCTCCAG GTATGAAGGTGAATTTGTGCAGGGGAAGTTCCAGGGAGCCGGTGTTTTCACTCGCTTCGATGGCATGAAGTTTGAGGGCGAATTTAAAGGCGGATGTGTGGACGGCCACG GGCTGCTGACCTTCGCGGACGGCGGACGAGGCGTCAGCCACGAGGGCCTGTTTGAGACCAACCAGCTGAAAAGAAGAGAGAGCAGCCATGCAGCTGTTCAGAGAGCGCAGGCGGCGTCGGCCAAAGCCAGAGCTCTGGCCTCGTGA